The genomic window CAGAGAGTGGTGGCACTCGACGGAGACACCAAAAACTCTACTTTCTCAGAGACCTTCAAGAAAGCCTTCCCTGATCGCTACATCGAGTGTTTCATTGCTGAACAGAATATGGTAAACGATCCTTCAGTGCTCAGGCTGATTTATGCTAACTATTAGTCAACCTATTGATCCTGGAACCCTGTCACAGTTATGAGAGACTAGTACCTGGTTTGCTCTTCAGTACTATAATCTGCTCCAACTTGGTCTAATCTGTTACTGTACATTCACACATGATAATCTGTCCTCTCTGCTGCTTCTCATTTGTGCCCAGCTGACTTTGCGCTTAGACCCTTACTAACCACATCCACTGTCATTTTAAACTAAACAGTGTTGCTGATGTCTCCTTACTACTGCAGGTAGGAGTGGCTATTGGCTGTGCCAGCCGTGACCGCACTGTTGCATTTGCCAGCgcatttgcagcatttttctccaGGGCCTACGACCAGATTCGTATGGGAGCCATCTCTCAGACGAATGTCAACCTGGTAGGGTCTCACTGCGGCGTCTCCATCGGTAAGCTTTTCATCTGCTGGATTTCTAGTGAGCAGTGCAGGTGTGAGTGTCTGTCATCCACTCATTTTATTCTGGCTTCAGGTGAGGACGGTCCGTCCCAGATGGCGCTTGAGGACTTGGCCATGTTCCGCGCCATCCCAACATGCACTGTGTTTTACCCCAGTGACGCAGTGTCCACAGAGAGAGCTGTTGAACTGTCATCCAACACAAAGGTTGGTGGCCACCTTGTGGTAGCTTGATGTCTTCATCCTGTTGGAGAGCACTCAATATATTGTAATGCACTTTCCATTTTCAGGGTATATGTTTCATTCGTACAAGTAGACCAGCCACTGCAGTCATCTATTCCCCAGATGAGAAGTTTGAAGTGGGTGTAGCCAaggtaacttttttttaatctctttttgTTATAAATCTAATGCAGTCAGTCTTCATACCAAAATGCCCACCCCAAAAATGTTTATACATCTATCTCTGTGGTCAGGTGGTTCGCCAGTCTGATGATGACCAGGTGACTGTCATTGGAGCTGGTGTTACTCTGCACGAGGCCCTTGCTGCTGCTGATACGCTGGCTGCTAAAGGTAACCCacactgccctctagtggacatGTGCTGGTATTGTTATGaggacacacagggcttaatgCAGGGACTCTTCAACTGGCCAGTGAACCACTATAGCCTCCATAAACCTGTAAATTTCCTTATGCATTCTTATAGGAAAGAACATCCGTGTGATTGACCCATTCACCATCAAGCCCCTGGATGCTGCTACTATTCTGGCCAGTGCCCGAGCAACAAGGGGACAGATCATCACTGTGGAGGACCACTACAAGGAGGGTAGGTTGAGTCTGTGCATACAGAAAGCATGTTTGTGAAAGGGCAGGAATTTTCTTATGGAGGCAACAATTATGGCTCCTAGACGTTAGATGGGTTTggttttaacaaacaaaacacaacttgaATAAAGGAGCATCATATCATGATTTGCTGTGTtgtaatttaaaagaaatgccAACATCACTTTTATGCATTCATTCCTTTTGACGGTCCTCCTTTGTCCAGGTGGTCTCGGTGAAGCGGTGCTGTCAGCAGTGGGAAGTGAGCCTGGTATTGTTGTGACACGTCTGGCAGTGGCTGGTGTTCCCCGCAGTGGAAAGCCTCAAGAGCTTCTGGACATCTTTGGCATCAGTGCTAAGTATATTGCCGAAGCTGTGACTCAGACCTTCGCAAACTAAGAACTGCACTTCATTTTCCCTTctcgtttttgttttaaatcacaaCAAACTTGCAGCTGCCAGGCACAACCATGGAAAACCTAACTTTCAGTTCCTACTTGAGTTGTGCTAACCCTGTATTAATATCAGAGATGAAGGGAGATGAGTGCAGTGCGGTCATAGCCTATAGTGCTGATGGTACTCCCCTATGTGCACCTCTTAGTATCCTTGCCTCCAGATGGGTTCTGCCGTTTGCTGTTATACATGTTTTCAGAGTCTTGTAAGGTGCACAGTTAAAAGCATCACTGAATACTGTACTTAAAGTGTTATGCTGATAGATGAAAAGCCCATCATACAGCGATGTGTCCTAGTGATGAGCTTCAACATCTGTGGCACCGACCATCAATGCTTACACATTCCTGGCAAGCATTCCTATTGTCCTCCCTCTCAGCTGGTAGCGCTGTTACTGCTCGTCATATTATCATTTACTAGATTACTTTTGTAATTGTGTTCAGTAACTGCCTTCAGTGCTTGGCTATTCCGTTTTTAAACATCCCACTGTCTCCTGACCACACGGGTGTCGCACAACATTTCCAGCGCTTAAGGTCACAGAGATGCTATTACTGCTGTAGtgtgaattaaaaataattctccCAATGCTGTTTGTCTGTGCTTATTTATATAAGCCGAGGCCAAAGTGTGGACCAGCAGTCGCAAAGTAAATGTCAACAATGAAAGTTTCCACTGGTtttacttacacacacacacacacacacacacacacacacacacactctctcttccTGAAAAATGAATTGGTGTAGTAATGAAGTTATAAAGGATCAAATGATAATTTATTCAGTGTGAAGGTGAAAATATGAAtggcttcatattaaataaacttAAGTTAGTCTATAAATTACAGAAGTGGATTCTGAAGGGCTCACATGAAGTGATATCTGTACCCCTGCAGGAGGCCACATCAACATGTGGTATTGctagaaggtttgctgtgttttctACCACAGAGTATGGAGCAGAATCCAGGAGACAAAGTTCATGTAACATTTTAAGCTTGACCAGTTCTGTGGTGTAGTTTTCCAGGAaggcatttacacacacacacacctacaggcTCGGCAACCGCACCCTGACTGCCTTTACTTATCAAGATGAAATCCTTAAACCTAttggtgcagtgggtcctgggttcCTTCATACTCTAATCCTCCACACTCGCCTCACCTAAATCCAACTGAACACATCTGGCATATcatgtgtcattttcatttCCCCTAAAcaagaccttcccaaagtgtgcgGCCTCCTGGGCGGGGGGCGGAATGGGGCTAGCctggggctcccacacaaacgcaaagcaggagatgaagcatcgctgaatatgtttccaaaccaacttcattctaagccaaagactagaaaatatggtgaagcaaatctgccctttggcttcacctgcacaggtgcggaggtaggtctccctgcagggttGGTCTTTccttcgtcgggagcagcgctgggctgtttacatcacggacaaacaggatcccacagctgtttatgtttttaaacccattttgcacagagaagcatttttttaaaatgtattgacagcagtgttgaacattattacacaggaaaaacaaccacgtgtaaaataatgacaccgtgacgcctctgcctttgtaatggagggacagtaactgcgtgtaaaacctgcagatagagacacaatactgttaatctgactgtctgctcttcatctcatgtaaacaataacgtggcgcacagcgtgacgcggaaaaaggcacatacctttgacttTGCCTGATGAGCTCTGTATTCCacgtccacacataaacgcaAAAAATGAGTTataaaaaatctccgttttcggtgattcgaaacgccgtttacgtggacgaaacagctgcgtgttcAGAAacacccgtgtaggtgcggccATAGTTTATTTTCGTACTACCTGCaggttacttgtatttgcttaattgtttactaaatgtttgaggtgtgaaataaaccgcaactgagcaaaatgtgtgtgtgtggttggagggtgtgttagtgtgtgcgtgcgaacatttttctataaaacaaaggggggcccagcgaAAAAAGTTTGGGAGCCACTGCTCTAAACAATGCGCCGTTCTTTGTTCCTAACTCATTAggtacttttttaaataaatgattatgaaatggtaaatggcctgtatttgtaaagcgctttacacatccagtcattaaTACACTGgtgctacattgtagccacagccgccctggggcgcactgacagaggcgaggctgccggacactggcgccaccgggccctctgaccaccaccagtaggcatcaggtgaagtgtcttgcccaaggacacaacgaccgagactgtcggagccggggctcgaaccggcaaccttccgattacaagacaaactgccaactcttgagccacgatcgccttgATAAACACATCTGATTTGAAATGCCGTTCAGTTGTGAGCATAAAAGCTTCGTTATTTCAGTAACTGCCTGTAACCTCAGATGCTTCATGACTGCAGATGTttagtttattacatttatcATTTGGCAAACTGGTGTCAGAGATGTTACAAAGCTGAAAGCGGTCATGCTGACTTTAACATATTCCTTCAGAgtgaaaagaaagcaaagattAACTTGGTCATCCGCAGGAAGGATAATAAAACATGCGCTGTTTCTTAAACATGTAAGTGTAGTCATGTAAGTGTGCTGTGGAAATTCAGGGTGTTGTCACACTCAAGGAAGGGGTTGAATGTGGTCTGTAGATGACAGCGTGCTCCTGTCGAGATATAAAAATGAATCATCTTTGGAAACGTTGCTATTTACTTTGGAGGAGCACATGAGGGCCTGACTGTTTCAGTGTTTAGTGTCAACTTGTCCAGAGTGCCATTTGGAATATGTCTGGATTCTGCTGCTGTCTCATCAGTTACTCTTCAGGTGtggaaaaacaccaaaaaagcaTAATCTGCAGATTTGATTGCATATTACAGTAGTAGTGTTCATTTAAGAAGATGTTTTGAAGCACAGTCGACTGAATgtaatgtttgtgtatgtgtatatgcgGGGACCAAACATTGGAAAGTTGCTCttcttgtggggaccaacagtcacttatggggacaaaatgccCCATGAGTTTGAAGACAGGGTTAGGATAAGTGTAAGCAGCTAGGGAAAGCaatatgtcaattagatgtccacACGAAGATATGAAAACacgactgtgtgtgtctgctgagcAAATAAAGAGGTTTCACCCCACAGTGAACATCCCAGTTTGGCTCCACACTCAGTAAGGGGCAGACGGCGAGTGTGAGGATGTACACACTCTGCCGTCGATGTGCAGAATGTAAAGACGTCCTCACTTTTTATTACTCAGAGTTCATGTTTGACTTCAGACATAGATGCTGGCGGAGGTTTGCCAAACAAGGTTGCCTCCGACTGGGACTGTGTACCAACCGTCTGCTCTTGGACAAGGTCTGCTATACTCATACTAACATTCTGATGCCCTccagaaaaagcacaaaagtgACAGCggtttacaaaaacacatttgtcaaatcacaacagaatgTACGACTAAAATCTATCACCAGTGTGCAAAACTTACTGCGCTCCAGTATCACCCCCCGCCGTCCTGTCAGCGTCTCTCCtccaggagagagaaaaaagctgTTCCACGTAATGTTCGCAGACAGTTATGAAGTGGAGACGAGGAGGAGCAGGGTGTGTCTGTATTTCACGGTACAACAATCGAGGCTCTTTATTAACACTgagagaatttatttttttacctctcCGCCTGCTGGATGTCCCTTCacgctttctctctctttcttcattttaacatttactcTGAGCAGCGAGCGCGTGCAATATGTTTGACCACTGCTTCAAGGTGACTCAGAACAGAAGGGAAACCACAGCGTTTACTCTGCATTCATAAAGCTCCAGGGTTTACTGAAGAACTGTCTGCTTGTCTGTAAGTAGACTTCTAACCATCTGCGCTTCCTGCTCTGATGCTTCTTCTTGGCTTCAGCTCTGAGGATTAGAAATTAAACCCTTTGGGCTTCTCTGCATTTGAAAAAAGCTTGATTTGAGTATAAATATACAGCAATGCAAATGCCATGGACGTGGATCGTGTTCATCTGTCTGAGTGGAATAGTTTCCTCAGAACAAAACTTGGACTCTTGGCATGACGTGGATGCATTAATGGAAGTCTCCGCTGAGATATCCGAACTAGAAATAGCACCCGTTCCTTCGCCAAGGATCGACGCAGGGGTGACAGTGTCGGGTGCACACACTGCTGGTAAGTTTTTAAAGTCTGCCCACTTTTGTCTGCACGCTCTTGGTTAATAAACACTTAATAACTGAGAATTTTAACCTATTTTGCGCACAGAGGATTAAAAATCGAACAGTGTATTCCTTCATGACTGCATTTTTGGTTtgatttatgttttctgttaccctggtgaagaagagagtgaggATGAGCATCTCCAAGCAAATGCTGAGAAAGTGATCAAGCAGGAAAAACATGGCTCTGGAAACCTGGAGGCGATCAGAAGAAGGAGAAGTGCCTGGGGGAAGAGGAAGCATGCAGCCACAGTGGAGTCCATCGCATATAGAATAGTATGATGAGACACACAATCATATTACACCATCTTTTAGGTCATGTCGCCGTCCTGTCTGGCAGCTTTTGCAATCAGATTTTATGATCTGAATTGTTGTGCCgaacacattttgcttttccaagatAAGCTCTAAAAATTCCCTAAAGGCTCCtcttcttcatgtgtttcttttatctgcctatttattcatttctattcGTGTTGTTTCAGTTATCAGAGTATATGTGTAGTACGACAATGTCTAAGCTGACAGGCGGGGGGGAAGGAAGGCAGTAGAAAATAGGAGTGAACATATAACAAAAGGATAGAgcacaaacagaaaagcacGGTGTACTGGCAACTGGTGCACCtgtcagaaacaaaacaaaaagaagaaacatgcaGCACCTGTAACACACAGTCCTTATGTGAGACTTGTCTCTGTTTCCAGTAATTAATTCCAGTAATGGTCTCCTGCTACTTTCTGTAGGCGGGTTTGGGGCGACCCGTTGGCGGCTGGAGAAAGCCTGGAAAAGGAGGGGAGGACAGCAACGCTCTTATGGCTGCACTCAGGGAACTCCACGCTGAGAAGAAAAGGCTGATGGATCTCAGGAAAGCacgagaggaggaggatgatgaggaggaggacgatGACGATGAAGACGACGATGAAGAcgacgacgatgatgatgaagaggaggaagaagaagaagaagaagaagaggttaTAGTTTGTAATATTAGttatcttttttaacttgtcttATTTACTTACTGATTTGCTGGGTAATTAAATGTTGTTCTTTTCTTccaaggaggaagaagaagaagaggaagaggaggaggaggaagaagaagaagaagcagaggaagaagaagaagaagaagaagcagaggaagAACCGACTGAGTCGCCCAGCAATCAAACAGAAACGGTTTCTAACTTTATAGAGTTGCCTGTTACATATTACATAATTTCCTTGGGcattaataaagttttctgaTTCTATTAAGTGTCAGAGCACTGAGAGAGAGATCAGCTGCAGGGGCATCGGCATTACTCACCTGCCAAGCTTCCAAAACCTTGAAGCCACGAAGGTGGATTTAGCAGGTATGTGTATATCTACAGCTGTAGTCAAAGAAAGCACCCCACAGAAAtttcacagattaaaaaaagaaaaaagagcaaacaCAAGAGCTCAGGAAGCCCAGCCATCATTAGTGAGCCATCGATGCCCATATTTTTGTAAACAGTGTTATCCTGGATTTACCACTGGAATACATTACGACGTGGATTATTATGCTGCCAGCTAGTGAATCATCAAATTGAAAATTGAAGTGTCATGTGACTGACTTTATGTTCAGAGAACAACATCAGGATCATCACGGCACGAGCTTTCTCAGGCCTCCTGAACCTGGACATGCTGGACCTGAGTCGAAACATACTGGATGATGAATCGTTCAGCCAAAACCCACTTTCTGTGAGTAACACTGCTCTCGCTGCatcttttaaaattactcacaAGTGACATATTTTTATccctttatttatctatttatataaaaagtgaaaaagtaaagtaaaaccaGTAAAGGGTGGTGGTTACTCTGACTTAAATCTACTGCTCTTGTACTGAGGTTTGTGTCCCAGTGAGTAATATATAGTAATATGTGTGTAATACCAGTGTGAAAATCCACCACAAACCAAGGCTGTCCAACACCGTTTGACTGCAGAGTTTCTCCCACTCGTCTTACAACTGCAGTTGGAGACTTGCACCTCCAGTTCTGCCTGCACTCAATGAGTTTTCTaactatatatttttaactGCACTTTATGTCTGTTGGGTGTTTTCTAGAAAATATTTACTGTCATGAAATATCAAGTATTATTTATCCAGACTgggaatggaaaaaacaaacaagtgtcACTGACAGTGACTGAACTCTGTTAGAAAAGTCAGTGTTGCTTCTCTCATTGTCTGCTGGCCAAAGAAAGAAGTGATAAAATAATTTACagcagacaacaacaacaacatttaatATACCGCCAGACTGTAGTTTACCTTCGTAATGAGACAGAAAGTTTGTATTCACTGTCAGTTCGAGCCACAAATAATATTCTGGGAAGAACTATTTGGTGTGTTTAAACAGCACCagcagagacaaacacacatatcaacaaaaaacccaaaaaactttACGCCTCGAGGCCTGAAACTGAACCCTGTTTGACTTTCCTTTGACGTGGACGTGTTGAACTGCTCTGACATTATCCTTAGTAGCTCCGTCTTCACTCTTACAGAGAGTCCTCCGCCTGTCAGTACTTTTCTGACTtacaagcacattttatggGTCACTTTGCATctagttaaaataaaaagcaggctaTGTCCTGTATCATTACGGTAATAAAAGAGCACTGAAAATGCATTAACTAATCCGTCTAAGAATAACCTCTGACCACAGGCCACACCGAGGGAGCCTACCACACTCTGACCAATCATTACACACTGCCACTGCTATACTGTCACGGTATTGGCTGAAAGAACCTGCTGGAAAAAAGCTGCAGCCAATGATGTGGGGAATATGAGGAAATTATTTTTAGAGGAATATTCTTCTTCAGTTTCTGCTCACATCCCTGTAATGACAGGGGATTGATGGACTGGCTGGAGGGATGCTGCGAAGTCCTGTCCACTGCTTTTATTCACCCATCAAAACCACAGCAGCTTTCACTGAAGAGCCACCCGGAGTGGCTTTGCTAAAAATATGAGAGGACAGATCACATGAATGGAAGAGATGCACAAATGTGACATTCTTTCATttggtgtgtttctgtgagctCTGTGATTAAATCCCAATTGGCAAGCAGGGATGGGAAATTACGGACTTGGAGACAAGTATCTATTTAGTGTATTTTATCATCCCAGTTTTGCTCAACACCTATTTATTTGTGCTGCATTTCATTTCATGCAGAACCTGACCTCTCTGAGGAAGCTGGATCTGGATGACAACCGCATCACCGTGATCCCGACGCTGCCTTCATCTCTGGAGGAgctcaaaatcaaaaacaataaGCTGAGTGGACTCACACCGCACTGCTTCAAAGGTAcacatcgtgtgtgtgtgtgtgtgtgcgtgtgtgtgtgtgtgtgtgtgtgtgtgtgtgtgtgtgtgtgaacacagTCATGTGTAAAAATTATAACAGGTGTAACATCATAGGTATTATTTCCTAATAGGTTTGATGAATCTCCTGAAGCTAGAGCTGGGAGGAAATGCTCTTCACAAAGCCAGTGTGTCCCCTCCAGCTTTTAGGCCGCTACAGAGACTTCTTGACCTCCAGCTGAGCAACAATCACTTCCGGTCGCTACCACTGAaccttcctccctctcttcaGGTGCACATGTACCACATTTTCGagtcattttttcctctttctctcactgCTTGGAGTTAGACACTCTCGGACACTGTTTGCATATTCactgattgttttcattttaaactgtcACATTTCTGTCTCCTGTATCACACCTCAGCATCTGTCTCTGTCTTCCTCATTCTGTAGACGctgcaaatgaatgaaaatctAATTGAGGAGCTGACAGAGGAAGCGCTGAGGGGCTGCATTCATTTGAGAGTGCTCGAACTCAGGCACAACCGTCTGCATGAGCAAGACATCGCTACCCATGCATGGACGCGTCTTAAgtatgtccatccatccatccaacccaATGTTATGTAGTTCCTTCATCAGCCACCAGAGGGCAGCCTGGTGTTGCTTAGGAATCTGAAGACGCAGCTGTCATTTGTTCAAGTTCAAAACACTTTTCACTTTATTCTTGTGGCCACTAAAAGATATGAAACAACAAATTTCCATTAAAcgatgagatttttttaaacaggcagTAATTTAGTATCACAGTAAAGTAAATCATCGATGTTTAAAGCTGATGCCTTCTTTCAAAAATGACTGAATTAAAATGACAACACATTTGGAGTGTTGGACATCAGCTTCAGTACGTGTTTTCTCAGCAGACATTTAGACTGATTTACACAAAGCCAGAcagttttctcatttcttcttctgcttctctctCAGCCTTcctcacacagacaaacacatgtATGCTCACATATCACACACATTTTGACAGCTGACCTTGTGTACTTGGATG from Astatotilapia calliptera chromosome 20, fAstCal1.2, whole genome shotgun sequence includes these protein-coding regions:
- the LOC113013001 gene encoding nucleolin-like; amino-acid sequence: MQMPWTWIVFICLSGIVSSEQNLDSWHDVDALMEVSAEISELEIAPVPSPRIDAGVTVSGAHTAESEDEHLQANAEKVIKQEKHGSGNLEAIRRRRSAWGKRKHAATVESIAYRIAGLGRPVGGWRKPGKGGEDSNALMAALRELHAEKKRLMDLRKAREEEDDEEEDDDDEDDDEDDDDDDEEE
- the LOC113013918 gene encoding extracellular matrix protein 2; the protein is MLFFSSKEEEEEEEEEEEEEEEEAEEEEEEEEAEEEPTESPSNQTETCQSTEREISCRGIGITHLPSFQNLEATKVDLAENNIRIITARAFSGLLNLDMLDLSRNILDDESFSQNPLSNLTSLRKLDLDDNRITVIPTLPSSLEELKIKNNKLSGLTPHCFKGLMNLLKLELGGNALHKASVSPPAFRPLQRLLDLQLSNNHFRSLPLNLPPSLQTLQMNENLIEELTEEALRGCIHLRVLELRHNRLHEQDIATHAWTRLKSLEALDLSHNLFTSVPLNLPRPLRNLTLQHNSISHIPAFTFRHLRPGLRSLCLSHNDLSNDAIEQFSFVGSYRSLSELLLDHNRLGEVPRCIRQFKNLQVLRLSNNQIRLVRQWSVCHPRNSGSLASVHLENNLPEVEKIPPNAFSCLTDPQGLVLHPQQWSD